Within Desulfolithobacter dissulfuricans, the genomic segment ACTGTTCAGTCGTCTGACCGAGGCGAAATCCGGGGCGAAGATCACGTTATGAACCTTGCGCACCCGGCCGCCTCGTTTATAAATCAGACTGATCTCGGCGGTGAGGACAAAACGGATTTGGGAGGTATCGGGGGGCTGCACCCCCACGGGCAGGATCCTGCCCAGGTCGACCGGCCGTACATCCTGGCGCAGCCGGTACAATCCCGGTTCGGCCTCTTCCAGGTGCTCCTGGAGATGGGCGAACCAGGCCGGATGGGTGAAATCACCGGTTCCGAGGACCTGGATACCCTTGATGGCGGCCCAGGCGGCAAGACCGGGGATGTGGCTGGCCTTGCTCGTGGCCCGCGAATACATGGAATGAATGTGCAGATCAGCAATATAGCGCATCGGCCCTTCCGGATCAGTTTACAAAATCCAGCCAGCGGACCGGAAACCGGTCTGCCACCTGATCGGTGTCCCACGGTGCATAGATTGTCAATCCCCGGTTTCTTCCCCCTGGCACCGGTAGAGCCCGTGCTTTTCGATATACTCCAGGACCACCGGTGCGACCATGGCCGGCCGTCGTCCGGCCGCAAGTTCCTGGCGGATCCTGGTGGAGGAGACCGGTACCTGGACCGAGTCGATGTAGGTGATGGTCCTGTTGCTGCCCGGGACCGAGGAGCGCCAGATATTCGAGGAACCATGGCGGACATATCCACCGGGCAGCCTGTCGATGGCGTCCTGTACGGCGGCCGGGGAGATACCGGGCCGGGCGGCCACCAGCAGGTGACATCTCTGCAGAATTTCCCCGTAACGGTACCAGAGATGCAGCTCCACCAGGGAGTCGGCCCCGATGACCAGGTGGAAAACAGCGGGCCCCAGTCGTCCTTCCAGCCCTTTCAGGGTATCAATGGTGTAGGACGGTGTCTTCAGTTCGGCCTCGATCCGGGAGATAACGACCTCGACCTGTCCGGGCCCGGGCCAGCCGGTGCGGTTTTTTTCGTCCAGGGCCAGCTCCAGCATGGCGACCCGATGGTGAAAGGGGGCCACGGGAACACGTTTATGGGGCGGGAGATAGGCCGGGACAAACAAGAAGAGATCCAGCCTGGTGCAGGCCAGGACCGCCTCGGCAATCCGGATATGCCCCTCGTGTACAGGGTCAAAGGTGCCGCCGAACACCCCGATATGGTGTTTATTTTCCACCTTTCAGCTGGTCCGGTAACCACCAGGTGCCGGAGCGAAACCTGAGCCGAGCACAACCGCGACACACCGGGACACGGCTCCTGGCCCCATGGCCCTACGAGCGGACCTCACCTTCCCCGTAGACAATGAACTTGCGGGTGGTCAGCTCCTTGAGGCCCATGGGGCCGTAGGCGTGCAGCTTGGTGGTGGAGATGCCTATCTCGGCCCCGAGGCCGAACTGGCCGCCGTCGTTGAACCGGGTCGAGGCATTGATCATCACCGCCGAGGCATCTACCTCGCGCAGGAACCGCTGGCCGTTAAAGTAGGACCGGGTAACAATGGTCTCGGTGTGCTGGGAGCCGTACTGCTGGATGTAGGCCATGGCCTCGTCCATGTCGTCCACTACCCGGACCACCATGATCAGGTCGAGAAACTCGGTACCCCAGTCCGACTCGCTGGCCGGAACCATATCCGGAACAATGATACAGCTGCGCTTGCAGCCCCGCAGTTCCACCCCGGCCTTCCGCAACTCCGCCGCCACCACCGGCAGGAAGGTTTCGGCGATGTCCCGGTGGACCAGCAGCCCTTCCAGGGCATTGCACACTCCGGGACGCTGGGTCTTGCCGTTCATGACAATGCGGACCCCCATGTCGATGTCCGCATCCGCGTCCATGTAGACATGACAAACCCCCTTGTAATGCTTGAGTACCGGAATCCGCGAGGTTTCGGCGACAAAACGGATCAGCCCCTCCCCGCCCCGGGGGATGATGACGTCCAGATACTCCTCCTGGGCCAGCATGACATTGACCGCCTGGCGGTCGGTGGTGGGGATGACCTGGATCACCGCCGGATCGACCCCCTCTTCCCGGAGAACGTCCTGGACAATGGAGGCCAGGGCAAGGTTGGAATGGAGGGCCTCGGAACCGCCCCGCAGCAGGATGGCGTTACCCGACTTGAGGCAGAGCGCGGCCGCATCGATGGTCACGTTGGGCCGTGATTCGTAGATCATGCCCACGACCCCCAGCGGCACCCGCATGCGGCCGACCACGATCCCGGAGGGCCGGCGCTTCATGTCATCGACCTCGCCCACCGGATCGGGCAGGGCTGCCACCTCGCGAAGGCCCTGGACCATGGAATCGATGACCTTGTCGGTCAGCGCCAACCGGTCCAGCATGGCCGCGGACAGTCCTTTCTCCCGGCCGGCGGCCAGGTCGAGCTCGTTTTTACGACCAATATAGTCCCTTTCCTCCTGCAGCCGCTCGGCTGTACGCAGCAGAACCCGGTCCTTGACCGAGCCCGGCAGAGCGGCCAGCTGCCGCGACGCCGTTCTGGCGGCCCGGGCCATTTCCACCACTGTTTCTTCTATGCGCCCCTGGTCCATACTGTTTTCCTCCTTCACTCCTTCAGGCAACATCGCGTGGCGCGATATTGTCGCTTCTGTCGAGCAGCACCAGGTTATCACGGTGGATAACCACGTCACTGTCCTTGAATCCCAGAATACCGGCGATCTCGCTGGACCGGTGCCCCTTGATCTTCCTGGTATCATCGGCACTGTAATTGATCAGCCCGGCAGCCACAAGCCTTTCCCGCCGGTCCAGGCAGTGCACCGGCGCCCCGACCCCGAAATCCCCCCGGACCTCGAGGATGCCGGAGGGCAGCAGGCTCTTGCCCTGGTCCCGGACGGCCCGGCAGGCGCCGTCATCCAGGATCAGAAATCCCTTGGGCCTGAGCACATGCCCGATCCAGTGTTTGCGACTGGTTATTTTGTCACGGGCCGGGAGAAAGAAGGTGCCCACCATGTCGCCGCTGAAAAGCTGGCGGAGAATATCCCGGTTCCGCCCCGGACCGATAAAGGAAGAGCCGCCGCAGACCGAAACCATCCGCGCGGCCCGGATCTTGGTCTGCATACCGCCGGTCCCGAGCCGGCTGGTGGTATGACCGGCCATGCACTCCACATCCGGGGTGATCTCGGCCACCGTGTAGACCGGCTCGGCCCCGGGATCGGTGACAGGATTGGCGGTGTACAACCCGTCCACATCGGTGAGCATGATGTACATGTCGGCCCCGATCATGTTGGTGATCAGCGCTCCCAGGGTGTCGTTGTCACCGAAACGCAGCTCCTTGACCGACACGGTGTCGTTTTCGTTGATGATGGGGACAACCCCGAATTCAAACAGGGTATAGATGGTATTGCGAACATTGAGGTACCGGTCCCTGTGGGCCAGATCCTCGTGGGTGAGCAGTACCTGGGCCACCAGCTGATCGTAACGGCCGAATGCCTGCTCGTAAGCCTGCATCAGCAGTCCCTGCCCCATGGCGGCCAGGGCCTGTTTGACCCGCAGCTCCTCGCCGGGCTGCCTGCTGATCCCCAGCCGCTGACGGCCTGCGGCCACGGCACCGGAAGAGACCAGGATCACCTCCCGGCCAGTGGAACAGAGAAAGGAGATCTCCCGGGCCAGGTTGTCGATCACCTCCTGGTTCAGACCGTCTGCATCGGTCAGTACCGCGCTGCCAACCTTGATCACCACCCGCCGGGCCTGATCAAACAGGGTCTGACGATAAAAAAGCCCATCCTCGCGGTTCACCTGGAAGGTCATAGGGCCTCTCCGCGCTCCAGGAGCTCGGCCAGCAGTTCCTTGAGCTCTTCGATACCCTCACCGGTCTGGGCGGAAATGGCGTGCACCGGCTTGCCGGTCTGACCAAGCAGCTTCAGCAGCTCCGCCCGCCGCTCCGAACCGATCAGGTCGATCTTGTTGAGCAAAACGATATGCTGGCGCTCCAGGAGCTCGTCCTTGTACTGCTGGAGCTCATTTTCCAGCACCCGGTAGTCAACGAGCGGCTGATCGTCTTCACTGGAGCCATCAATCACATGCAGGAGAATGGAGGTCCGCTCCACGTGACGCAGGAACCTGTGGCCAAGGCCCACCCCCTGGTGGGCACCCTCGATGAGCCCGGGAATATCGGCGATGATGCAGGACTCACGGTACTTGAACTGGAGCACCCCGAGCTGGGGCTCCAGAGTGGTGAACGGATAGGAGGCGATCTTGGGATTGGCGGCCGAGAGCCGGGACAGCAGGGTCGACTTGCCAGCGTTGGGCAGGCCGATGAGTCCCACATCGGCCAGCAGCTTGAGCTCGATCTTGAGCCACCGTTCCTCGCCCGGCTGGCCAGGGGTTGCCTTTCTCGGGGCCCGATTGGTGGAGGTGGCGAAACGGCTGTTGCCAAAACCACCTTTGCCGCCCCTGGCGGCGAGAAAGACCTGGTCCGGCTCCACCAGGTCGGCGAGGATCTCGTCGGTCTCGGCGTCCCGGATCACGGATCCCAGTGGCACCGGAACATAACAGTCCCGACCACTCTTGCCATGCTTGTCCTTACCCATGCCGTTGGCGCCGCGCTCGGCCTTGAAATGAGAGCGGTAGCGGAAATCCATCAGGGAGATCTTGCGCGCATCCGCGACAAGATACACGTTGCCGCCCCGGCCGCCGTCACCGCCGTTGGGCCCACCCCTGGGCACATATTTTTCGCGCCGGAACGACACGCAGCCATTGCCGCCGTCACCGGCCTTGACGAAAAATTTTGCTTCATCCGCAAATGCCATAACTCATCCACATATCATGCCTGCACCGCATACCCGTCCAAATACGGGATAAGGTCGCTCCAGGTTTTTTTCTTTTCTGATACAGCTTGTCCTGCAAAAATATGTTTACCACCAAAGCTTGGCCGTTATCAACCTGAGGGCTGACATCGCTCCTTTCCTTCCTGCGGAAAAATTGTAATTGCGAAACGTTACGCCATTACTGCTACCGTTTTCCGGCAGTTGGCGATGGTCTTCCTTATCCAGGCTGAGTTTCAACGGTAATCAGATACAAAAAAGACTCGATACCAGGATGGCCTGGTATCGAGTCTTTGAAACTTCTTGCCGTTCCGACACCGATGCCGGAGGGCAATATATTATCGCCGGTAAAAACCTTTTTCAGGCAGCGGGATACACGGAAACCCGCTTACGGCCCTTCCCGAAGGATTCAAACTTGACCACACCATCAATCTTGGCAAACAGGGTGTAATCCTTGCCGCAACCGACATTTTCACCCGGATGGATCCTGGTCCCCAGCTGCCGGACAAGGATGTTTCCTGCTTTGACTTCCTGACCGCCGAAACGCTTCACGCCGCGGCGCTGTCCTATACTGTCGCGACCGTTACGTGAGCTGCCGCCTGCCTTTTTATGTGCCATGGTTGTATCTCCCTGTAAATCGGCTATGCAGAAATTTCCTCGATGGTCAGAGCTGTATACTGCTGACGATGACCACGCTTGACCTTATAGCCCTTCCGACGTTTCTTCTTCATCACGAGCACTTTCTTGGCCTTGCCGTGCTCGGCGATCCGGGCCTTGACCACGGCGCCGTCGACCACAGGCTGACCGATCTTGACATCGTCTCCGTCGGCCACCAGCAGAACATCGGAAAGCTCGATTTCATCACCCACATTGCCCTGCAGTTTTTCCACACGCAGTGTATCGCCGGCGGCAACCTGGTACTGTTTGCCTCCGGTGCGGATTATAGCATACATGCGACTCCTCCATATAATCGAAGCATAAAAACAATCTAAAAGCTCAGCGAAATATCATAATAAACTCTATAACCCAGGTTCATGTCAAGTACAAATGTCGTTCACCATGGATCGATACCTTTTTTCCGTCCTTTTGGCCGGAAAAAGCGCCCGACCGTACCACATATTCATGATTTTCCCTTGAACAGGGAACTTATTTTCGATAGCCTGTGAAAGAATCAGATTTGTTCAAGTCAACATACTCAAAAAACAACACCAGACAGAGGCAAAAACCATGCAGAAATACGAATGTCCCTGTGGCTACGTCTACGACCCCGAGGAAGGCGACTATGAAAACGGGATCGATCCGGGTACCCCGTTCGAGGATCTCCCGGACGACTGGGTCTGTCCAAAATGCGGGGCCGAGAAAGAACACTTTTATCCGGTTGACTGACCCGGCCACGGCTCCGGTCCCGCGTACCTTCCCTGTGCACCGGCAAGCCGTCTCCTCCCCAGGGAGAATCTCCTGACGCTGCCGCTGCGCCCCCGGCCGTGCGGCAGCGACCTTCATCCGCCCAGCCAGACGGGGAGCCCCTCCCCTCGCCACCTGCAAAGCCCTGCCGTCAACCGCAGCGAAAAAATATCTCTCACCGATTCCGGTTGTGTATTACGTTTTTTTTTTATACTATTTCCTGAGAAACTGAAGAGAAAAAAACTAGTTATCTTCAATCCTGAATTAAGCGATTTTCATTTCGCCGTTTCACTGCTGCCCCAAGATGCGAGTCTTGCGGTGTTTAATTGTAGTTTAGCCTACATGGAAGGCTGCAAGGCGAAGCAGGTAAGAGCAGCGAATCGTAGACTCCGGATTGGGGTAGAATGGAAACCCTCAATTCAGGTTCAATAACTCCAGGAGCTGCATCAATGTTTTCACAGCAAAAACAACTGACTGGGATACTAACCTTAATTCTTGTCCTGACCGTGGGGATCACCACCTTGCAGGCCAGGGGCTTTGACAAGCCCGAACAGCTGGTCCTGCAGAGCGAAGGGGTGTTCAAGAGTTTCATGAATGATCCCAACATGGAATGGTTCCGGAAAAATATCGATCGCGCCAAGGGGATCTTCATTGTCCCGCAGATGCTGCGCGGCGGCTTTTTCATCGGCGGTTCAGGCGGTTCCGGCGTGGTCCTGGCCCGGGACCCCCAGACCGGGGAATGGAGCTATCCCGCCTTCTATACCATAGGCTCCATCTCTTTCGGTCTGCAGATGGGGGCGGATGCATCGGAAATCATCCTGATGATCATGACCAACTCCGGCATGGAGGCTTTCCTGTCCACGGAATTCAAGCTGGGCGGCGACATTTCCATCGCCGCCGGCCCTGTGGGTGCCTCAGCCAAGGTTCAGACCGTGGATATCCTCGCCTTCGGCCGTTCCAAGGGTGCCTTTGGCGGGCTCAGCGTCGAAGGAGCGATCATCGCTCCCCGGCATGAATGGAACGAGATGTACTACGGTCGACCGGTTCTGCCGGCGGATATTCTGATCAGACATTCGGCCAGGAACCCGCAGGCGGACAACCTGGTGGCGGCCATGCCCGGAACCGGGGTCCTGCTGCCGGAGAGAAAAAAGGTAAAGGCCCCTGGAAAACCACTGGGCTATTGACCCCCCGCTGGAGCAAACGCGCCCCGGCACCACCGCAGGCAAACCGAAAAACACCCCGATGCCATCGCGCATCCGGGTGTTTTCCTGATCCCCCCATAACCATACGAAAAAATAGGAGGATACGTGAAGGCGAGAGATATAATGGTCACCATCAGTGACTATCTGGCCCCGGATATGCCACTTCGGGAAGCTGTGCTCCAGATGCGGAACAGCAAGCGGCACCACGGACTGGCGGTCAAGGGCATGCTGGTCCGGGACAAACAGGACAATGTGGTCGGCATCCTGTCGATCAAGGACATCATGCGGGCTGTGATCCCCCCCTACCTGTCTGTGGATTTAAGTGTTTTTTCCTGGGATAATATGCTCGAGGACATGACGAGAAGGGCCAGGGAAAAGACCGTGGCAGATGTCATGACAAAAGAGGTTGTTTCTGTTGCGGACGACGACCCGCTCATGGTCTGCGTTGACATAATGATCAGAAAAGGGTTGCAGCGTCTGCCGGTCAAAGATGAGGACGGGGAGATCATCGGCATGGTTTACATCCGCGACGTCTACAACCTGATTGCTGATATTCTGGTCAAGGAGGAGAACTGATGGCCCATGGTGAAGCGGTGCAGGCCGCACAGACTCTTGTCCTGGATTCTTCTTTCTGGCTCGCATGCGGCATCTTTTTTGTCGCCCTGGCCATCATTATTTCCGAAAAAATCCACAAGACCGTCGTCGCCCTGTTCGGCGCCTCGCTGGTCCTTGTCCTGAAACTGCTCGAGCAACACGAGGCATTTCATCTGGAAGAATTCGGGGTGGACTGGAACGTCATCTTCCTGCTGATCGGCATGATGACCATCATCAACCTGATGCGACCCACTGGTTTTTTCGAGTACATCGCCATCAAGAGCGCCAAGGTGGGCAAGGGTGATCCGCTGCGGATCATGGTCATCTTTGCCGTCATCACCGCCGTGCTCTCGGCCCTGCTCGACAACGTGACCACTGTCCTCCTGTTGGCCCCGGTGACCCTGCTCATCGCCGACGCCCTGGAGGTGGACCCCATTCCCTACCTGCTCGTCGAGGCCCTGGCCTCCAACATCGGCGGCACCGCCACCCTGATCGGTGATCCGCCCAATATCATGATCGCCTCCAAGGCCAAGCTCAGCTTCCTGGACTTCGTCATCCACCTGACTCCGGTGGTCATCGTCATGATGGTCGTCTTCGTGCTACTGATAAAGCTGGTCTTCGGCAAACGGCTCAAGACCCGTGATGAACTCAAAGAGCGGATCATGATGATGGACGAGAAGGAGGCCATCAAGGACCCGGTCATGCTGACCAAGTCCCTGGTCGTCCTGAGCATTGTCCTGATCGGATTCGTCCTCCACGGGGTCTTTCATTACGAGCCCGCCACCATCGCCCTGTTCGGGGCCGGACTCCTGCTGCTGCTCTCCGGCACCCATGAACCGCACCATGTTCTGGCCGAGGTGGAGTGGCCGGTGATCTTCTTCTTCATCGGATTGTTTATAATGGTCGGCGCCATGGTCAAGGTCGGCGCCATCAGTCTGATGTCCCAGAAGATGCTGGCCCTGACCCAGGGCAACCTGTTCGCCACCTCCATGGTGATCATGTGGTTCTCGGCCATCGCTTCGGCCGTGGTGGACAACATTCCCTACGTGGCCACCATGAACCCGCTGGTCATCGATATGGCCCGGGAGATGTGGCCCGAACTCTCGGGCAAGGCCCTGCTCCAGCATCCCGACCTCATGCCCATCTGGTGGTCCCT encodes:
- the proB gene encoding glutamate 5-kinase — encoded protein: MTFQVNREDGLFYRQTLFDQARRVVIKVGSAVLTDADGLNQEVIDNLAREISFLCSTGREVILVSSGAVAAGRQRLGISRQPGEELRVKQALAAMGQGLLMQAYEQAFGRYDQLVAQVLLTHEDLAHRDRYLNVRNTIYTLFEFGVVPIINENDTVSVKELRFGDNDTLGALITNMIGADMYIMLTDVDGLYTANPVTDPGAEPVYTVAEITPDVECMAGHTTSRLGTGGMQTKIRAARMVSVCGGSSFIGPGRNRDILRQLFSGDMVGTFFLPARDKITSRKHWIGHVLRPKGFLILDDGACRAVRDQGKSLLPSGILEVRGDFGVGAPVHCLDRRERLVAAGLINYSADDTRKIKGHRSSEIAGILGFKDSDVVIHRDNLVLLDRSDNIAPRDVA
- a CDS encoding rubredoxin translates to MQKYECPCGYVYDPEEGDYENGIDPGTPFEDLPDDWVCPKCGAEKEHFYPVD
- the nadD gene encoding nicotinate (nicotinamide) nucleotide adenylyltransferase produces the protein MENKHHIGVFGGTFDPVHEGHIRIAEAVLACTRLDLFLFVPAYLPPHKRVPVAPFHHRVAMLELALDEKNRTGWPGPGQVEVVISRIEAELKTPSYTIDTLKGLEGRLGPAVFHLVIGADSLVELHLWYRYGEILQRCHLLVAARPGISPAAVQDAIDRLPGGYVRHGSSNIWRSSVPGSNRTITYIDSVQVPVSSTRIRQELAAGRRPAMVAPVVLEYIEKHGLYRCQGEETGD
- the obgE gene encoding GTPase ObgE, with the protein product MAFADEAKFFVKAGDGGNGCVSFRREKYVPRGGPNGGDGGRGGNVYLVADARKISLMDFRYRSHFKAERGANGMGKDKHGKSGRDCYVPVPLGSVIRDAETDEILADLVEPDQVFLAARGGKGGFGNSRFATSTNRAPRKATPGQPGEERWLKIELKLLADVGLIGLPNAGKSTLLSRLSAANPKIASYPFTTLEPQLGVLQFKYRESCIIADIPGLIEGAHQGVGLGHRFLRHVERTSILLHVIDGSSEDDQPLVDYRVLENELQQYKDELLERQHIVLLNKIDLIGSERRAELLKLLGQTGKPVHAISAQTGEGIEELKELLAELLERGEAL
- a CDS encoding CBS domain-containing protein — protein: MKARDIMVTISDYLAPDMPLREAVLQMRNSKRHHGLAVKGMLVRDKQDNVVGILSIKDIMRAVIPPYLSVDLSVFSWDNMLEDMTRRAREKTVADVMTKEVVSVADDDPLMVCVDIMIRKGLQRLPVKDEDGEIIGMVYIRDVYNLIADILVKEEN
- the rplU gene encoding 50S ribosomal protein L21 — its product is MYAIIRTGGKQYQVAAGDTLRVEKLQGNVGDEIELSDVLLVADGDDVKIGQPVVDGAVVKARIAEHGKAKKVLVMKKKRRKGYKVKRGHRQQYTALTIEEISA
- a CDS encoding lipid-binding SYLF domain-containing protein; protein product: MFSQQKQLTGILTLILVLTVGITTLQARGFDKPEQLVLQSEGVFKSFMNDPNMEWFRKNIDRAKGIFIVPQMLRGGFFIGGSGGSGVVLARDPQTGEWSYPAFYTIGSISFGLQMGADASEIILMIMTNSGMEAFLSTEFKLGGDISIAAGPVGASAKVQTVDILAFGRSKGAFGGLSVEGAIIAPRHEWNEMYYGRPVLPADILIRHSARNPQADNLVAAMPGTGVLLPERKKVKAPGKPLGY
- a CDS encoding ArsB/NhaD family transporter, with product MAHGEAVQAAQTLVLDSSFWLACGIFFVALAIIISEKIHKTVVALFGASLVLVLKLLEQHEAFHLEEFGVDWNVIFLLIGMMTIINLMRPTGFFEYIAIKSAKVGKGDPLRIMVIFAVITAVLSALLDNVTTVLLLAPVTLLIADALEVDPIPYLLVEALASNIGGTATLIGDPPNIMIASKAKLSFLDFVIHLTPVVIVMMVVFVLLIKLVFGKRLKTRDELKERIMMMDEKEAIKDPVMLTKSLVVLSIVLIGFVLHGVFHYEPATIALFGAGLLLLLSGTHEPHHVLAEVEWPVIFFFIGLFIMVGAMVKVGAISLMSQKMLALTQGNLFATSMVIMWFSAIASAVVDNIPYVATMNPLVIDMAREMWPELSGKALLQHPDLMPIWWSLALGACLGGNGSPIGASANVIVVGMAEKAGHRISFMKFVAYGVPIMFLTVFISMIYVWLRYYALA
- a CDS encoding glutamate-5-semialdehyde dehydrogenase; the encoded protein is MDQGRIEETVVEMARAARTASRQLAALPGSVKDRVLLRTAERLQEERDYIGRKNELDLAAGREKGLSAAMLDRLALTDKVIDSMVQGLREVAALPDPVGEVDDMKRRPSGIVVGRMRVPLGVVGMIYESRPNVTIDAAALCLKSGNAILLRGGSEALHSNLALASIVQDVLREEGVDPAVIQVIPTTDRQAVNVMLAQEEYLDVIIPRGGEGLIRFVAETSRIPVLKHYKGVCHVYMDADADIDMGVRIVMNGKTQRPGVCNALEGLLVHRDIAETFLPVVAAELRKAGVELRGCKRSCIIVPDMVPASESDWGTEFLDLIMVVRVVDDMDEAMAYIQQYGSQHTETIVTRSYFNGQRFLREVDASAVMINASTRFNDGGQFGLGAEIGISTTKLHAYGPMGLKELTTRKFIVYGEGEVRS
- the rpmA gene encoding 50S ribosomal protein L27; protein product: MAHKKAGGSSRNGRDSIGQRRGVKRFGGQEVKAGNILVRQLGTRIHPGENVGCGKDYTLFAKIDGVVKFESFGKGRKRVSVYPAA